One window from the genome of Magnolia sinica isolate HGM2019 chromosome 4, MsV1, whole genome shotgun sequence encodes:
- the LOC131242050 gene encoding uncharacterized protein LOC131242050 — protein MGPSEPYWRTNTSFSPPLSRRWDHRFQSEGPPFGSHGGPQLYDSSLSSNSNKDSRSWVRSDEFPNQYSASEGVVSYLSSPSDSFQAQQWTPPPMQGVSIDEYVSATMREPASGPLVFTRSAEGTSAIPFSTGSTSSCSDASEYETMSKTHVSSHRNFSSRCSFMSKPVHPLSFPNQNPEEEANGLVSSINSDQPNENATQISHPKSIRMLTELQSTSGFPETTITQREGLRWSSASSVDFTDFSEHLEPENLGFSHNPSEGSKCGLCERFLSHRSPWSSRRIVRSGDMPVAGVLSCRHVYHAECLEQMTPKTQKHDPPCPLCMKSVEENVPEQRVVCRLRNGLPRLRSFGEDGPSRAWGCGQVGDCVEGALHTQARSSMMLLNRNRLKKHLSLKGSSSKVLPDTLKKSGTFSPQLLHGRRSVDQAVGCSRMPAGHL, from the exons ATGGGCCCCTCCGAGCCCTACTGGCGAACCAACACCAGCTTCTCGCCTCCCCTCTCTAGAAGATGGGACCATAGGTTTCAATCtgaaggcccaccatttggatcaCATGGTGGTCCTCAACTCTATGACTCTTCTCTCTCTTCAAATAGTAATAAAGATAGCCGGAGTTGGGTGCGAAGCGACGAGTTCCCTAATCAGTATTCTGCATCTGAAGGGGTTGTCTCGTATTTGAGCAGCCCGTCTGATAGTTTCCAGGCCCAGCAGTGGACGCCGCCACCGATGCAAGGAGTCAGTATCGATGAGTATGTTTCTGCTACAATGAGAG AACCAGCATCTGGGCCTCTAGTCTTCACCCGCTCGGCAGAG GGAACTTCTGCTATCCCATTCAGTACTGGTTCCACTTCATCTTGTTCAGATGCGAGTGAATACGAGACCATGTCTAAGACACATGTTTCCTCGCACCGCAACTTCTCAAGTCGCTGTTCTTTCATGTCAAAGCCCGTTCACCCTCTCTCATTTCCAAACCAGAATCCAGAGGAAGAAGCTAATGGGTTGGTTTCCAGCATCAACTCAGACCAGCCAAATGAGAATGCTACTCAAATTTCTCATCCAAAGTCAATCCGAATGCTCACTGAACTCCAATCTACGTCTGGTTTTCCAGAGACAACCATTACTCAAAGAGAAGGCCTTCGGTGGAGTAGTGCCAGCAGTGTTGATTTTACTGACTTTTCCGAACATTTGGAGCCCGAAAACTTGGGATTTTCACATAATCCGTCTGAAGGTTCCAAATGTGGATTATGCGAGAGGTTCTTGTCACATAGATCACCATGGAGTTCTCGGCGGATTGTAAGGAGCGGAGATATGCCAGTAGCCGGAGTTCTTTCATGCCGCCATGTTTATCATGCGGAGTGCTTAGAGCAGATGACACCCAAGACACAAAAACATGACCCGCCTTGCCCATTGTGCATGAAATCAGTGGAGGAGAATGTTCCTGAGCAGCGGGTGGTTTGCAGGCTACGGAACGGACTCCCAAGGCTCAGGTCGTTTGGTGAGGATGGACCGTCAAGAGCTTGGGGCTGTGGGCAGGTGGGAGATTGCGTAGAAGGGGCGCTACATACACAGGCACGCAGTAGCATGATGTTGCTGAACAGGAACCGTCTCAAGAAACATCTGTCCTTGAAGGGGAGTTCTAGCAAGGTGCTACCTGATACATTGAAGAAAAGTGGGACATTTTCTCCGCAGCTCCTCCATGGGCGAAGATCTGTCGATCAAGCAGTAGGGTGCTCAAGGATGCCAGCTGGTCATCTTTGA